A single Lactuca sativa cultivar Salinas chromosome 8, Lsat_Salinas_v11, whole genome shotgun sequence DNA region contains:
- the LOC111892937 gene encoding protein MIZU-KUSSEI 1, with translation MRTMIDLGRERGPIGVHIITSATAVDCSSREVGLRRSLRSLLDCIVPACCAAGFEPHSESANFSPEATSSSSPFSSDTDSPSSSSSSSSLTVTRSLSSSSTIVKGTFFGQRNGRVSFCIQDDNHHHHRRTPSRRMSTTATATTMSSFSQPLLLLEFAIPTSYLAKEMQHGLLRIALVEEENSHRQQPPIIFDVPVWSMYCNGRKVGYATRRKMTAADMAILTRMQSVSAGAGVLPPENDHGSDGFMYLRASFRRIIGSPNSESFHMKNPEHDERSFSNSQSGGQELSIFLLRSSS, from the exons ATGAGGACGATGATAGATTTGGGAAGGGAAAGAGGACCTATAGGAGTTCATATAATTACATCAGCCACCGCCGTTGACTGCAGCAGCAGGGAGGTTGGACTACGGCGATCTTTAAGATCCCTGCTTGACTGCATCGTCCCCGCTTGTTGTGCTGCTGGTTTTGAACCTCATTCTGAGTCTGCCAACTTTTCTCCAGAAgctacttcttcttcttcgccTTTCTCAAGCGATACTGATtcgccatcatcatcatcatcatcatcgtcattaaCCGTT ACTCGCTCATTGTCATCATCCTCGACCATTGTTAAAGGTACATTCTTTGGGCAGAGAAATGGGCGCGTTAGCTTTTGTATCCAGGacgacaaccaccaccaccaccggcgGACCCCGTCAAGGAGAATGTCGAcaaccgccaccgccaccaccatgtCATCATTCTCACAACCTCTTCTCCTTTTGGAATTCGCTATTCCCACGTCTTATTTAGCAAAAGAGATGCAGCATGGTCTCCTCCGCATTGCTCTGGTGGAGGAAGAAAATAGTCACCGCCAACAACCGCCAATAATATTTGACGTGCCGGTCTGGTCTATGTACTGTAATGGTCGGAAAGTTGGTTATGCCACCAGACGTAAGATGACAGCTGCCGATATGGCTATTCTTACACGTATGCAATCTGTGTCGGCCGGAGCAGGGGTTTTGCCACCGGAAAACGACCATGGGAGTGACGGGTTCATGTACCTCCGAGCCAGCTTTCGAAGAATCATTGGATCACCAAACTCAGAGTCGTTTCACATGAAAAACCCTGAACATGATGAACGTTCATTCTCTAATAGCCAAAGTGGTGGACAAGAGCTCAGTATTTTTCTTCTCAGATCATCTTCTTGA
- the LOC111892924 gene encoding uncharacterized protein LOC111892924 encodes MVDMEKRECSCRKWELTGIPCKHAIASLNEMVDNNEKVGELYTYVHKVYWLDTWKEMYSFKVEPIKIRSMWPKSDCPTTLVPPPHNKAIGRPTKKRRITTKEMIEIQQLTVSKRVTMPGPARTKMGIDV; translated from the exons ATGGTGGACATGGAGAAAAGGGAGTGTAGTTGTAGAAAGTGGGAGCTTACTGGAATTCCTTGCAAGCATGCAATTGCAAGCCTAAATGAAATGGTAGATAATAATGAAAAGGTGGGAGAACTATACACCTATGTCCATAAGGTGTATTGGCTTGATACATGGAAAGAGATGTACTCCTTCAAGGTGGAGCCTATCAAAATTAGATCCATGTGGCCTAAGAGTGACTGCCCAACAACTCTTGTACCTCCACCACACAACAAAGCTATAGGCAGGCCAACAAAGAAAAGGAGGATTACAACAAAGGAAATGATTGAAATCCAGCAAT TAACTGTTAGCAAAAGGGTCACAATGCCAGGACCTGCAAGGACAAAGATGGGAATTGATGTTTAA